A stretch of DNA from Papio anubis isolate 15944 chromosome 4, Panubis1.0, whole genome shotgun sequence:
TTTTTCTACCTGTAAAGTGGGGAATCAGCCTTGCACCCGGGGGCGGCTGTGAGAATGAAGTGAGGCCTGGCTAAGAACCCTACAGTCCTGCCCCTTCCAGAACCCGCCCCACAGCTCTGGATTGGCAGCACCATCAGGGGCCATGAGGTCTGCCTGGAGGAGGTGCTGTTGAGAAGGCACtgtggggctgggcgcggtggctcacggctataatcccaaaccgtttgggaggctgaggcgggcggatcacctgaagtcaggagttcgagaccagcctggccagcatggtgaaaccctgtctctactaaaaatacaaaaattagccaggcccacgtggtggcaggcgcctggtaatcccagctactcgggagactgatgcaggagaattgcttgaatccgggaggcagaggttgcagtgagccaagatcttgtcaCTGCCCTCTAGCCCAAGCggcagagggagacactgtctcaaaaaaaaaaaaaaaaaagagagagagagagagaagtcatgTGGACTCAGCAGAGAGAGCTGCCTTGGCCAGGAGAGAAGGTCCCTGGAGGACTGAGTCTACCATACAGTGGGCTGGGGGCTAACTCTCCAGTCCTGGCCCTATAGCAATGGGAAGTACCTCATGCCTGGGCATCCCCTCATAGTAGCCCCAGCCAGGCTTGATCCCCAACACACACAGCTTGGCCCGGCATACTCTGAGACCACCCACAAGGGGGATCCCCCAGACACTAGGGCACCGGTGTTGTAGGCCCGGCACTCTTTCCTCAGGATGTGGCCACCCTGCAGTACCATGCCCCCCGCCTCACAGTCGCCTCACACAAACCCTTCCAGGCCTGCCCCACAGTGCCCTGATCCTGGACGTGGCCTGCGGCACAGGCCTAGTGGCTGCCGAGGTGAGGCTCTTCCAGATCCCCCGCCTACTCCTTAGCCCCACACTTCCTCAAATCTCCTACTGTCCCTGGCCCCAGAACCCTGCGCCGTGCCTTAGACTCACTGTTCCAAATGCATGAGatgggaccaggcacagtggctcgaacctgtaatcccagcactttgggaggccgaggcaggaggacagcttgaggccaggagtttgaggtcagcctgggcaacatagcaagactcctgtctctacaaacaaattttaaaattagccaggcagggtggtgcacacctgtagtcccagctacatgggaggctgaggtgggaggatcacttgaggccagaagttcaaggctgcagtgtgctgtgatcatgccattgcactccagtttgggcgacagaaagagatcttgtctcaaaattttttgaaaagcaaatgcaTGGGCCACATTCAGTGCAGAATCCACTGCCCTCCCAAGGCACAGGGACCCAGCTGGGAAGTGGCAAGTGTGAACCATGACTGAGtctcccacccctaccccagcTGCGGGCTCGAGGCTTCCTCCAGCTACATGGGGTGAATGGGAGCCTAGGGATGCTGGAACAGGCTGGGGCCCGTGGCCTCTATCAGCACCTCAGCCTCTGCACCCTGGGCCAGGAGCCTCTGCCTGGCCCTGAAGGTACTTCCTCTCCCATCCCAACACCCCACGGTGCCCCCTCATAAAGCCCTTTCCCTTGCCGAACCTCCATCCCCCTCCCACACTAAGCCCCCAGTCCCTCACTCAATCCTACACCCCATGATCTGACTGCAGCCCAGAACTGGGCCATACTTACCTTATCCTCCAGGGAACCTGGGTCCTGCAGATGCGGGTGATAGCTTCGTCCCCTCCAGGGTGGTCTGAGGCCACACCATAGACAAAGCACCTTCCAAGCGTCACACCatgtccccacccctccccacgcACACTGGGACCTTCGACATGGTACTGATAGTTGGCGCCCCCAGTGATGGCCAGGTGCCCTGCAATGCGATACCTGAGCTCCTATGTGTCACCAAGCCAGGTGAGGAGCAGCCCAGCCAAGCACCCCCAATCCCCATCACCATACACCTTCCCCTCTGCACAGCACAGACACAGGCCCCAGAGTCCCTCAGGCTAAGCAAGGGGCAGCGTTCTGCCCATCGCCACATACAGCCTAGCCTAACATCCCAGTCACCAACGGCAGACCCACGCAAACAGGCGGGGCAGACAGGTGGCCAGCTTGGCTCTTATCCTTGGGCAACCAGGAGCAACTCCACCCTCccctgcagcctccatttcctaGCCCGGGAGCCAGGTGGTATAAATGCTACAATCCGGTCCCCATAGGACTAAAGTGAGAATcaggtgaaatcctgtctctaaagcTTTTGCTTTGGTCCCAGCCCACAGTGAGGGCTCAGTTCTGTTCCCTCCTCTGCCTGCTTCCTCACTCATTCGTGGACTGCCTTCGGGgcgtctctttctctttcctggtctgtttcctcatctgggaaaTAGGGCTGCTTAGGGGAGATGAGAGCTGTGAGCACTGTTTGTAAACTCCACACATCGCGCTGTCCAGGCAGGTGTATCTCCCGTCTCCTGCTGTGTTCTTGCTCGGGGCTTTTCTCTGCTCTGGGCAGAGGGCTCAGACCCTGCCCTCTGGGCCTTGATCTCCAACCCACTGGGGCCCAGCAAGGGGCCAGAGAGCACAGGATCTGGTCAGAGGTAGCCCCACCAGAGCCGTGAGTGCTCATTGCCCCcagaatttatttacttatttatttgtttatctaatttgagacagagtctcgctctgtcgccaaggctggagtatagcggcacgatctcagttcactgcaaccttcaagagattctcctgcctcaggctcccaagtagctgggattacagcagcccaccaccgtgcccagctgatttttgcatttttaatagagacggggtttcatcatgttggtcagactggtctcgaactcctgacttcaagtgatccacccgccttggcctcccaaagtactggaattacagacttgagccaccacgcctggccctgctCCGAGAATGTAGAGAAGAGAGGCATTTCTGAGACCCGGTGAGGAATCCACGTAGGGCACAGCCTAAGGCAGAAAGGAGAGGGGCTGAGCATGAGAACCAGGAGGCACAGGACAGGAAATCACAGAGGGAAAAatgcttcctctccctcctctctccgcACCCCTTGCCAGGCCCAGCAGAGACTGTGGCTAAGCCTGGGCAGGTCTGGACAGGCATCCAGGGGAGCCCTGAAGGCTGACAaatgcagagacatggatgaggTCAGCCGAAAAGGTCGAAGTTGGGCCAAAAAAGACAGGAACTTTCTACTGGGTGAAGCAGCCAGGATCGGACATCCTAGACCAACCTGTGCTTACTAAGCCCTTCAACCCCATTGGGCTGCCCATGGGTGACGGTCTCCCCTGCTCCAGAGCCTCTCCTCTCACCGCACTCCCTTCTACCAGCAACGCCTTGCTTCTCCTTACCCCCTCCTCCAGGAACCTTCCCAGACCAGTCACTGGGTCTTCCCCAT
This window harbors:
- the METTL27 gene encoding LOW QUALITY PROTEIN: methyltransferase-like protein 27 (The sequence of the model RefSeq protein was modified relative to this genomic sequence to represent the inferred CDS: inserted 2 bases in 2 codons), with product MAQEEGGSLPEVRARVGAAHGIPELAPKLHFYDXRTPHYDQDVATLQYHAPRLTVXLTQTLPGLPHSALILDVACGTGLVAAELRARGFLQLHGVNGSLGMLEQAGARGLYQHLSLCTLGQEPLPGPEGTFDMVLIVGAPSDGQVPCNAIPELLCVTKPGEEQPSQAPPIPITIHLPLCTAQTQAPESLRLSKGQRSAHRHIQPSLTSQSPTADPRKQAGQTGGQLGSYPWATRSNSTLPCSLHFLAREPGGINATIRSP